A part of Jaculus jaculus isolate mJacJac1 chromosome 17, mJacJac1.mat.Y.cur, whole genome shotgun sequence genomic DNA contains:
- the Elp6 gene encoding elongator complex protein 6, whose product MCVALQPPRFSQHRKLLVPELGMFPELNNLLNTSPDRAEQGKLTLLCDTNTDGSFLVHHFLSFYLKANCKVCFVALVQSFSHYNIVGQKLGVSLTAARERGQLVFLEGLKSALDIFFQDQEASHPLQFLREAGAGNLQPLYEFVLDALKPVDSGEMTWKFPVLLVDNLSVLLSLGLGTVAILDFMQYCRATVCWELKGNVVALVHDSGDAEDEENDVLLNGLSHQSHLVLRAEGLTTGFCKDVHGQLRILWRKPSQPTAQRDRSLIYQYKIQDKNVSFFAKGMSPAIL is encoded by the exons ATGTGTGTTGCCCTTCAGCCTCCGCGGTTTTCGCAGCACCGCAAGCTTCTCGTCCCGGAGCTCGGAATGTTCCCGGAACTCAATAACCTCCTCAACACCAGCCCTGACAGGGCGGAGCAG GGGAAGTTGACTCTACTCTGTGATACCAATACTGATGGCAGTTTCCTTGTGCATCacttcctctccttctacctcaaAG CTAATTGTAAAGTCTGCTTTGTGGCACTTGTCCagtccttcagccactacaacaTTGTGGGACAGAAGCTG GGGGTCAGCCTGACCGCAGCGCGGGAACGTGGGCAGCTCGTGTTCTTGGAGGGTCTCAAGTCTGCATTGGACATCTTCTTCCAGGATCAGGAGGCGTCACACCCCCTACAGTTTCTCAG GGAGGCCGGTGCTGGGAACCTACAGCCGCTCTATGAATTTGTGCTTGATGCCCTGAAGCCCGTGGACAGTGGGGAGATGACGTGGAAATTCCCAGTGCTGCTGGTGGACAACCTCAGTGTGCTTCTGAGCCTGGGCCTGGGGACAGTGGCCATACTGGACTTCATGCAGTACTGCAGAGCTACTGTGTGCTGGGAATTGAAG GGAAACGTGGTAGCCCTCGTGCACGACAGCGGGGATGCCGAAGATGAGGAGAACGACGTCCTGCTGAATGGCCTCAGCCACCAGAGCCACCTGGTCCTGCGGGCTGAGGGTCTGACCACGGGCTTCTGCAAGGATGTGCACGGGCAG CTGAGGATTCTCTGGAGGAAACCATCACAGCCCACAGCTCAGCGGGACCGGAGCCTCATTTACCAGTACAAGATACAGGACAAGAATGTGTCCTTTTTTGCCAAAGGAATGTCTCCTGCTATTCTGTGA